CAACATTATAGCTGAGTACTGTTTCATGCGCGCCTGGCTGTTCACCATGGGGAAGTAATGGCCCAGGCTGATTCCATAATGCATCAGGGCGTGGAGTCGGGAGAAACAGACATTCATTGTCGGTTATTCGCGGTCGTCCGTTGAATGACAAAGCCGCATGTCGATCTATGATATAGGTTGCCCACCATAACCTGTCATGATCTCAATATTAACGACCTTGTGGCTAGTGTATATTCTGGCATTTAGGACAAACCTCCTCCGTTCCTCTTTGTCATCCTGACTAAGATCGGGTACATCTTTGTGTAGCTCCAACTTTTGAACAACAAATCTGAGAAATATAAGCCAGTATTGCAAACTCGACTCGACCGATCTTTCGCTCGGGGCGATACTTGTCATGATAAATGCCGTTAAGGCATCATCGAACACATGGTTAGTATCGGGTAATGTCCTGGGGTGAAAATGCTGTATTAGCTTGTCAAGAAGATAGCGTCCTTGAGCCATCCGCTCATTAACTGTTCGTTCGGATACATAAAGTGACTGCTCCGCCGGCGGCATGAAACAAGCGACACCTGTAGCGTGTAAGATGGCTGAAGGGTCATTGCTCGGGAGAAGTCCGTAAGCGTACATAGGATTGAAAGTAGCAGGGTTGGCAGTATGGGCCTTGGGGCACACTGATCTAGGAGGCTACCTTTTCGGATGAGTAAGACATGAAATTCTTGGTTGGGTGAAGCATAGAAGTGCTCCAACAGACGACAGGCCTCGAAACGTGAAAGTTGAAGCGGGGAAGCGCTATTGCCTATGGTGAGCGTGATAGGCTCCAAGACGTGATGGAGGTTGGGGGAATACCTGGGCGTGGCTTGTTCCGATGTCAAAATATGCAGATCGCAAAGACAGTCCAATACAGGATAATCAGGTGCATCCTGCAGTCGGGTTCAGCACATTTGCGCATAAGCCGGGGAGGGTGTCATGGGCCGCACCGACAATGGATGTTCCGATCTTTGAGGAGGTATGAACGGGGGCGTTCGTCTAGTTGGTCGCCTTCCGCGTTTCTTAATCGGGCGACTGGAAGTGCACTGTATCCCTAATCCTGGGGTTGATCAGCAATGGCCGGGTGAGGCAGCGGGAAGTGGAGGTGTACGATGACAGCGGGCGCATCCTTGGGATCGAGGCGAACATTTGAGCTTATGGCGATGGCACTGGTCACAAGCAACGAgggtcttcttcccttgatgATGGCATAGTAAAAGAGAACCCCCACTGGTGCGCTGCGAAGGGTCTGCAGTCATTGGATGGTTAGATTAACGAATGATAAGTCGAGGCTAGAGGCAGAAAGTGAAGGAGTGGAGAGATTTGAGGCAGCGCCGGGGAGGCAGATCCAGATCCTCACCTCACCGCCTCCGGAGGGTATCGAGGAGGCCTTGTTACTACTTGTCCTAGCGACGTCTAGCCAATTGCACCTTTTCTAGGTTAATGTTTTCGCTGCTAAGTGGGCCAAAACAAAACAGTATACTATGAGTATCGCTGCTGGGCTATATCGCGCGACGCGGTGACATTCTCAACACAAgccgacaagaagaaggcattGTAAAGCTATCACTAGCCATGGATACTCTGGTTACTGGCCGGCATAACGGCCGTCAGCAGGTCGCGCTACTTCCTCGTGCTTGACATGGTTTTTCAGGGTACTTCCCTAAGCTGATTGTGAGATGGCTGATCTCATGACCTTAGCCCGATTCGTTACTATGATCACAGGTGCTCTTGTGCTCTGAAGTGCTGCCAGGCATCTCCAGGAGCGCGTTGTATCCCAATACAtggatgattgttgttgATATAATACCTAACATGCCTCAGGTTAATGATAATGTTTCGAAGTGTGTTTGAAAAGTGAAATTCAAGACGGAGTTCAACACAAATTATGCAGTGGAGATACCAACACCAGTGGCTTGTTCCAGTCCCTCCTCAACCGATTGTTGGACCAGCAGGGCAACATCACGAGGCATGCTCAAGAAAGGCGAATGAGAAGAGTCCAGGGTCAGGGTTGTAACGGATCCCATAGTGGCGACGATGTCTTCCTGAATCTCTAGTGGCAGAGTCTGGTCCTGCTTGGCATGGATGTATGTGCATGGAATATACTTCCATGGCTCGTAAGTGTTTGGCACCTGGGAACACGCCGCTGTCATGGGAAGAAGCTGAGAAATCCAATAACCTTGAGCATCGCTGGGGAGGTCATTGTAGAACAGGTTGGCCGGATCGCTGATTTCCGGATCGTTCGCATAGAGTAGGTCACCCTGGTCCAGTCAGCCATTCAGTATCGTTCATGTATCGCGGCCATATTGACATGATGAGACCAACCTTGAATTCCCAGTATGTAGGGGCAACTCCACCAAAATAACCGAGAAGGGTCTGGCCCTTGGGGACGACAAAAGCCGCGAGGTATACGATCTTAACAATCCCACCTGCCTTTCCAGCCGCACGTCGCTCGGCGACGCCCAAACCTTCAGCTGCGCCCGACGTAACCGCACCTCCGTATGAATGAGCTACAACCGTCACAAAATGGCCGTCATCCGCGAGTTTCTCGATGGTAGCGTGCAGACTCGCCCAGTCATCCACCATAGTTTTCAGTGGTGGGGAGGTGTTGCCGATGGACGGGTGAGCCACTGTGGTGGCATTGAGCCCCCGGCTTGTCAGTTCATCCTGCAGCTGGCGCATGCAGCACGGCTGATGCCAGGCACCAGGGACAAGGACAACAGTGGAAGGGGCCATGATGGAGATTGGACTGCTTGAGATTGAGaggggaaagcaaagaagcGAAGTTTGCAACAAGTAGGCGTAGCGGGGTAATCAGGACCAAAGTCAACTTAACCCAGATGATGAGTTTTCAAATGGCTGGGCCATCCCGACTTTACCTCTCCACCTCAAGGCACTAGCATTGTGGTCGTTATTGCGGCTATCCACGCACTAGTCCCGCGATTCCCACAGGGGATGAAACTAACTTGTTGGAGTGCTTATAATGATAGGAAGCTTCGTCGGATCATGTGGGAATGATATGTAATGCCTAGAGTGTAGGCAAGAATTAGCAAAATCTGGACGATACTACTGAcaagatggtggtgagagGACAGGGGGATATACTTTTTGGCACCTTTCGAGGCGTGCATGAAACCATGGATGCCTGCATGCCTGGCACTTGCAGCGcgcctttcctttttcggTCAGCGGCGGGCCAATCACCTTTTAGTAAGTCAGTAAGATCTAGGGCAGATTCTCTGAACTCGATCGATTTGCAACTCACCCTTGTTCAATAAGATCACGCTATTATAGCCGGTTCTTTACAGAACTGGGCCTAAGGTTACTAGTTCACCTTGACCTAACTAAGCCTTACTTTGCACCCGAGAAAATAACCAAACTGAATGATGGCTTGCTATACAACTAATGACACTACCGACGTCTATTGCAATGTCCGCCTTGCCCTATCAAGTCGCCATGTTTTGTATGAGTAACGTAATGCTTTGCATGCCATGTACTCAACATTGGGTTTGATTATTCCACCGTGCAGCATGTCTGGGACACACTGATAATGGCGATCATCTCAACGGACAAAACGACAACCCTTACCTTCCCATCATCTGGCACGTGTTTGTGAAGTGTCTCACGTTAGTTCTCATGTAGTACTATACAGTGTCGAGATCCGAATGGATATGCTACCCTATGAGCTGATATATCTGGTTTCTCCGTTATCCCGCCCACGCCTACCATGTCTCTCTTTCACAGAGAATCGATTGCCTTGTCTACTTTTGCACAGCTGTTTCTGGCTTGCCCGGGAAACGAAACAGTGACTGCTGGCTAGTGAATACTAAACTCGCACATTTTAATGGCCCGTCTTTCTTGCGCTGCTGCGTCGGAATACTATCTCATTGCGCAACAAACACACCCTCCAATCGTCTTACCTCTACCAGAAGCTTGTTCGCCTTGTTGCATCTCAGCTAGAACACAGAATAGCTTCTATATCTTGTCGCAAGACTTTCTCCGCTCCGGCTACACTTAAATTACCTCGCACTCTATAAGTTCTGATACTCCTCACCTCAAGCTCTCCCCTTACATCACATCCGAGCCAATCGGCCATCAACCATGCGTTGGACCCCAGAAAATGAGGAACTGGTACCGTGCCCCTGAACAGATACCCAATCATCACATTCGCTAACCCAGAAAACACTAGCTATGGCGGACCATTTTTGAGACCCAGACTCTGACTCTAGATTTGGACAAAATTGCCGAAGGCTGGCGTGAGTCCATCATTTTTAGGCCTCTTGTTTAAACAAATGTCAGAAGATCATGGATGCTAACCCCGACAGCCGGTGATGATAAACCCACAGCAAAGGCTCTGAAGGAGCACCTTCCTAAATATCGCAAGGGGATCAAGTCCGGTATCTCATTCAGTATGAATGGGAAGCGCCCTGCCGATGATAGCTCTGCTACACCTACCCCCAAGAAGAGACGCGCAAcaaagaaggtcaaggaaggggaggtgtCAGATGATGGGCCTACCACACCGACCCCTAAGAAGAATCGccagacaaagaagaaggtcaaggaggaggaggaggtatcGGACGATTCTGGTGTTGAGGCTCATATTTCTTCTGCTGTGAAGGATAGGGATTAGGGTGTCGTGACCTACGGGCTGACTGTCCATAGAGGGAATTTGTTTATCCTAGGTCGTTTTTGAGGTCTTTACATGGCGACGGATGCTACTTAACCGTGGAATCGATCAATAGTAAGATGCAGTGCCTATACCTTCCTATTGCTACTatctccatccatcaatcgaGGTCTATCTCAACAGCATTCTCCTGTTCCCGTATGTAGACCAATACAAACCGCTGCCGCCCAGAGATCCATAGGAAGATGTAATAACAACCCAGCCCCAGCACACCATCATTCCACAGGTTCATTCTTAATCTCAGGCTTGACCTTGATTTCAGCCTTTCCATCCTCATTGATGGTAGTGGCATCATCCTTCTTAACTTCCGATTTGGCAGACCCAGCAGCAAcgttcttggtcttcttcttcgcaggAGTTGCTAGACCATCTCCCTTACGCTTCCTTGGGGTTGTAGTCGGGGTTGTATTAGCAGTTCCACCACCAGTGCCAGTGCACGCTGCTGGAGATGCACTGGCTGCCTGCTTCCTGAGCCGTATCATGCGCTGCTCAACGGCGCAGGAGGTGCAATCTATGTTGGTCAGTATATATACTTCGGGTAATATAAGAAAGGGCAGAAAGTACCTCCGCCCATATGCATCGCTAGTTCTTGATAGTCGAGCTTCAACTTTCCGCGCAACTGATTCAAGACACCCACGAAGAGCTTGAAAAGTTAGCTTTGTATATAACCGTGGCACATAGTATATGAAGATAACTGGCTTACCTTGGCGTCTGCTTCGGACGACCAGATCATGGTGGTATCGCGACTTAGTCGTAAGTTGTGGGAGAAGGGTATGAAGTAGTTCGTGATGGGTGAAGTGAGGAGTAATGCGAAGGATCCGAAGCTGTAAGCGAGGATGGACAGATCGAAGGAGAGGAGTAtctggatgggaggagaagatagTTTCGGAGAGTAGTGTTGTGTTACTGGTCAGACTTGGATATAAATCACACTGCTACCTGTTAAGAAGAGTGTCTAAATGTGAAGAGcgagaagcaaagaagagaTCTGGTAGTGGACACTGGTGTTAGTCGCCGTATCTGCTGGATTCGTCACTAGCTGGTCGGTGGGCTCGTTTTCACACTTTATTCACTTCAAGGATCTCTTGGCCTATTGAGAGAGACAAATATGAGCTGTACCTTGACATGACTAGgtgttagtagtagtttatgGTGcgcaaaagcaagcaaaggGCAGCCTTGTTTCGAAAGATACCTGAGCATTATTTCCAGACTGGCCCGACTACATGTATGGTGGTCCTGTATTTCCATGTACTCAAACCATAACCATTTAATGTTATCCAAAGTCAATATATCATGATTGATGTCAAAGCAGCTCTCAGTCCATATCCCATAGTATGGTGTATCACACGTGATATTTTCCTGGTGCCTGAATGCCTCTACATATTGCCTTATATCTCAGGCAGGTTGCCCGCATCACCTGGCCCGATCAGACAAGggtctcctctttctccgcaTTCCCCAAAGCTTTTTTTGCATTTCCAGTCTATCGGCCAATTGACAGCTATCCTTGCTCTCTGTTGATTGGTAAGCTTGAGGCTATGATGAAGTCGCAGACAACACAGTCACAGTCTTGTGCACGGTGCAGAGGTACGTTCCTTCA
The window above is part of the Aspergillus luchuensis IFO 4308 DNA, chromosome 8, nearly complete sequence genome. Proteins encoded here:
- a CDS encoding alpha/beta hydrolase (COG:S;~EggNog:ENOG410PR7T;~InterPro:IPR000073,IPR029058;~PFAM:PF12697) gives rise to the protein MAPSTVVLVPGAWHQPCCMRQLQDELTSRGLNATTVAHPSIGNTSPPLKTMVDDWASLHATIEKLADDGHFVTVVAHSYGGAVTSGAAEGLGVAERRAAGKAGGIVKIVYLAAFVVPKGQTLLGYFGGVAPTYWEFKGDLLYANDPEISDPANLFYNDLPSDAQGYWISQLLPMTAACSQVPNTYEPWKYIPCTYIHAKQDQTLPLEIQEDIVATMGSVTTLTLDSSHSPFLSMPRDVALLVQQSVEEGLEQATGVLYQQQSSMYWDTTRSWRCLAALQSTRAPVIIVTNRAKVMRSAISQSA
- a CDS encoding Zn(II)2Cys6 transcription factor (COG:K;~EggNog:ENOG410QCDH;~InterPro:IPR036864,IPR007219,IPR001138;~PFAM:PF00172,PF04082;~TransMembrane:1 (o479-499i);~go_function: GO:0000981 - DNA-binding transcription factor activity, RNA polymerase II-specific [Evidence IEA];~go_function: GO:0003677 - DNA binding [Evidence IEA];~go_function: GO:0008270 - zinc ion binding [Evidence IEA];~go_process: GO:0006351 - transcription, DNA-templated [Evidence IEA];~go_process: GO:0006355 - regulation of transcription, DNA-templated [Evidence IEA]), translating into MTADPSQRTSGGSLLLCHHQGKKTLVACDQCHRHKLKCSPRSQGCARCHRLGIQCTSSRPIKKRGRRPTRRTPPFIPPQRSEHPLSDAPDYPVLDCLCDLHILTSEQATPSASPLQLSRFEACRLLEHFYASPNQEFHVLLIRKGSLLDQCAPRPILPTLLLSILCVACFMPPAEQSLYVSERTVNERMAQGRYLLDKLIQHFHPRTLPDTNHVFDDALTAFIMTSIAPSERSVESSLQYWLIFLRFVVQKLELHKDVPDLSQDDKEERRRLWWATYIIDRHAALSFNGRPRITDNECLFLPTPRPDALWNQPGPLLPHGEQPGAHETVLSYNVGNLDMLGLFLPLSRILGEILEYRFLSDHSTFNTCHDLLNTVQTNILQHLRMWYQSFEALVGSEFKSIAEPDCHSCPVAEVPPVAYYGFHMYHCMFVLLHGPMDVVRMYQDLTWQSSADFLTAGEHAVACANVARHILRIDPQLSLMYRFFGTYFLQSSFIFLILAQKLGKQSDDLILRNCSINLQVLDMFVAATNMDYQRTFAKLLRRTLSFNMAESSGDSAPSHSHLTPELTGVPQSSLDPEMLRYRWAPGYTGLWVGPMS